Part of the Halopseudomonas maritima genome, AAAGAGCGGCAGCATGTCTGAGGAGCGTAGCGACGAGTTCTGCCGCTACCTAGCCGGCCACCCCCGCCCAACCGAGCAACGCAGCGAACCCGAAGGGCCGCGTAGCCGGGTGCCCCGGGGGATTGCTAAGTAAAGGCGAAAGGCGGACTTAGCACCAGCACGATGCCGAAGATACTGGGTTGCAACAGGATGGACTAGCAGCGCAAAAGTAGGGAGGCGCGCCGCTGGAGGTATCGCTCCTTGCTGATTCCCGATAACCCATAAAAAAACGCCTGATGCAGAGCATCAGGCGTTTTTCGGTGCAGAGTAACGCGAGCCTTATTTGGCAGCGCGCTTCTCTTTCTCCTTGGCGATCACGGTCTCGGCAACGTTGGCCGGGCACGCGGAGTAGTGCGAGAACTCCATGGAGAACTGGCCACGACCGGAGGTCATGGTACGCAGGGTGCTGATGTAGCCGAACATTTCTGCCAGCGGTACATCGGCCTTGATGCGTACGCCAGTTACACCGGCTTCCTGGCCAGCGATCATGCCACGGCGACGGTTCAGGTCACCGATGACGTCACCAACGTGGTCTTCGGGGGTGAACACGTCCACCTTCATGACCGGTTCCAGCAGCTGCGGGCCGGCCTTGGGCATGGACTGACGGAAGGCACCCTTGGCGGCGATTTCGAACGCGATGGCCGAGGAGTCAACGGCGTGGAAGCCACCGTCGGTCAGCTCGAAGTCAACGTCCAGAACCGGGAAGCCAGCCAGCGGGCCAGTGCCCATCAGAGAGGCGAAGCCCTTCTCGATAGCCGGGAAGAATTCCTTCGGTACGTTACCGCCAACAACGCTGGACTTGAAGGTGAAGCCGGAGTTCGGCTCGCCGGGACGAATGACGTAGTCGATCTTACCGTATTGACCAGAACCACCCGACTGCTTCTTGTGGGTGTAGCTGTCTTCAACTTCGCGAGTGATGGTTTCGCGGTAGGCAACCTGCGGCTGACCTACAACCAGCTCAACGCCGTAGGTACGCTTGAGGATGTCGACCTTGATGTCCAGGTGCAGCTCGCCCATGCCCTTGAGGATGGTTTCGCCGGAATCCGGATCGGTTTCAACGCGGAAGGTCGGATCTTCTGCAACCATCTTGCCGATGGCAACACCCATCTTCTCGGTGGAGCCCTTGTCTTTCGGCTCAACAGAGATAGAGATTACCGGCTCGGGGAAGACCATCGCTTCCAGGGTGCAGGGGTTCTTCGGATCACACAGGGTGTGACCGGTTTGAACGTTCTTCATGCCGACGATGGCGATGATGTCGCCTGCGGTAGCGAAGGTCAGTTCGTTACGCTCGTCCGCCTGCATTTCTACCATGCGGCCAACACGTTCGGTCTTGCCGGTGAACGAGTTGAGGATGGTGTCACCCTTGTTCAGGTTACCGGAGTAGATGCGGCAGAAGGTCAGGGCGCCGAAACGGTCGTCCATGATCTTGAAGGCCAGGGCGCGGAAGGGCTCGTCGGCAGAGACGATAGCGTGCTCACCGGTGGGGTTACCTTCTTCGTCGGTCAGCGGCTGCGGGTTAACCTCAGTCGGCGACGGCAGGTAGTCAACAACGGCGTCGAGCAGCAGTTGCATGCCCTTGTTCTTGAACGCGGAACCGCAGTAGGTCGGGAAGAACGCCAGCTCCAGGGTGCCCTTGCGGATGCAACGCTTGATGTCGTCGATGGCCGGTTCTTCGCCGTCCATGTAGGCCATCATCAGGTCGTCGTCCATTTCCACGGCGCTTTCGATCAGCTGCTCGCGGTAGGTTTCGACGTCGTCAGCCATGTCGGCCGGCACGTCTTCGACCTTGTAGTTTTCCGGCAGACCGGTCTCGTCCCAGATGTAGGCTTTGCGGGTCAGCAGGTCAACCACACCGGAGAAGGTGTCTTCGCGGCCAATCGGCAGGGTCATGATCAGCGGCTTGGCGCCCAGTACGCTCTTGACCTGCTCGGTTACGCGCAGGAAGTCTGCACCGATACGGTCCAGCTTGTTGACGAAGATCAGACGGGAAACTTTGGAGTCGTTCGCGTAGCGCCAGTTGGTTTCGGACTGGGGCTCAACGCCGCCGGAACCACAGAATACGCCGATGCCGCCGTCGAGAACTTTCAGCGAACGATATACTTCTACGGTGAAGTCAACGTGGCCGGGGGTGTCGATGACGTTGAAGCGGTGGCCTTTCCAGAAGCAGCTGACAGCAGCGGACTGAATGGTAATACCGCGCTCGGCTTCCTGTTCCATGAAGTCGGTGGTGGACTCACCCTCGTGTGTTTCACCCAGCTTGTGGATCTTGCCGGTGAGCTTGAGGATACGTTCAGTTGTAGTGGTTTTACCGGCATCAACGTGGGCGAAGATACCAATATTGCGGTAGAGGGATAGATCAGTCATGGCACTCTCTGATAGCCGGGTGGAAAAAACAGGCGGTTAATATACAGGAATCGGAAAAGAAACTCTCGGCTTTTACGATGAAATGGTGTTGTGCCCCCGCCGTTTGTCTGGCGACAGGCGTCTGGGGCGTTGCTGACGTGTGCTGCTGAGCGCCCAGATCATGGGCGTGTGCAATTATGGTGCATCAATTGGACTAATCTGACGGCATGCAGGGTGCTCGACTATTAAGGTTTCCGTTTTTTTGCAGCAGTATTGCCGTTCACCTTGATACAACCGAGCGAGCGGAGAGCCACGTGGCCGATACCAATAATGTAGAACAGGGCGACGCTATCGCCGAAGAGCGGGTCGGCTTTCAGATGCCGCACATCTACGTCATCCTTTTTGTGTTTACCGCTATCGCAGCGGTGCTCACGCACTTTATTCCTGCGGGCCTGTACGACCGGGTGACCCTGGAGAACGGTCGGGTCGCGATCAACCCCGAGAGTTATCGCCAGGTTGAAGCTACCCCGGTCAGCCTGGAGCAATTCATGCTGGCGATTCCGCAAGGCCTAGTCGATGCCTCCATGGTGGTGTTTTTCACCTTCATCATTGGCGGCATGTTCATGGTCATTCGCACTACCGGCGTGATCGATATCGCGGTGGACAAGCTGACCCGCCGCTTTGCCAACCGCTCGGTGCTTATTCTGCCGGTGCTGATGGTTACCTTCTCGGTTGTTGCTACCCTGATCGGGACGCAGGAGCTGGCGCTGGTCTATGTGCCGGTTATTCTGCCGCTGATGATCGCCCTGCGTTTTGACAGTATTACGGCTGTGGGTGTCGCGCTGCTGGCCACCACGGCCGGGTTTTCCTCCGGTGTGCTCAACCCGATCAACACCGGGCTGGGTCAGATGATTGCCGAAGTGCCGATCTACTCCGGTGCGGGTCTGCGTTCGCTGCTGTTCCTGCTGCTGGTCGGGTCTGGTGTGCTCTATATCACGCGCTATGCCCTGAAGGTGCGGGCCAATCCGGCGCTGAGCCTGATGGCGGGTGACAGCAAGGAAGCCGAAAAGCGCCGCCATTACCAGCACGAGGATATCGGTGAGCCGATGCACTTCACCCCTCGCCAGTTCTGGGCGGGCATCTCAGCACTGGGCTTTTTCGCGATCATGGTCTGGGGCGTGCTGACGCGCGGCTGGTTCATGATGGAAATGGCCGGTCTGTTCGTGATCATGGGTGTGGCTGTGGGCATGATCGCCGGCCTGTCGCTGGGCACTATCTGCGAGGCCTTCAATCGCGGCTTCCGTGAAGTGCTGGTCGGCGCCATGATCTGCGGCCTGGCGCGGGCTGTGGCGGTGATGCTGGAGCAGGGTCAGGTAATGGACACCCTGGTGTTCGGATTGGGCAATCTGGTTGGCTCCTTCCCCGAGACGCTGGCAGCCGTTGGCATGTTCATCTCTCAGGTGGGCTTCAACTTTGTGATTCCGTCCGGAAGTGGCCAGGCGCTGGTGACCATGCCGATCATGGCGCCGCTGTCCGACTTGATTGGTGTCACCCGTCAGACGGCGGTACTGGCGTACCAGCTGGGTGACGGCCTGTCGAACATCCTGTATCCGACCTCGGGCTACTTCATGGCGACATTGGCGCTGGGTGGCGTCACCTGGGATCGCTGGGTGCGTTTCTTCCTGCCGCTGTT contains:
- the fusA gene encoding elongation factor G, whose product is MTDLSLYRNIGIFAHVDAGKTTTTERILKLTGKIHKLGETHEGESTTDFMEQEAERGITIQSAAVSCFWKGHRFNVIDTPGHVDFTVEVYRSLKVLDGGIGVFCGSGGVEPQSETNWRYANDSKVSRLIFVNKLDRIGADFLRVTEQVKSVLGAKPLIMTLPIGREDTFSGVVDLLTRKAYIWDETGLPENYKVEDVPADMADDVETYREQLIESAVEMDDDLMMAYMDGEEPAIDDIKRCIRKGTLELAFFPTYCGSAFKNKGMQLLLDAVVDYLPSPTEVNPQPLTDEEGNPTGEHAIVSADEPFRALAFKIMDDRFGALTFCRIYSGNLNKGDTILNSFTGKTERVGRMVEMQADERNELTFATAGDIIAIVGMKNVQTGHTLCDPKNPCTLEAMVFPEPVISISVEPKDKGSTEKMGVAIGKMVAEDPTFRVETDPDSGETILKGMGELHLDIKVDILKRTYGVELVVGQPQVAYRETITREVEDSYTHKKQSGGSGQYGKIDYVIRPGEPNSGFTFKSSVVGGNVPKEFFPAIEKGFASLMGTGPLAGFPVLDVDFELTDGGFHAVDSSAIAFEIAAKGAFRQSMPKAGPQLLEPVMKVDVFTPEDHVGDVIGDLNRRRGMIAGQEAGVTGVRIKADVPLAEMFGYISTLRTMTSGRGQFSMEFSHYSACPANVAETVIAKEKEKRAAK
- a CDS encoding YfcC family protein; this translates as MADTNNVEQGDAIAEERVGFQMPHIYVILFVFTAIAAVLTHFIPAGLYDRVTLENGRVAINPESYRQVEATPVSLEQFMLAIPQGLVDASMVVFFTFIIGGMFMVIRTTGVIDIAVDKLTRRFANRSVLILPVLMVTFSVVATLIGTQELALVYVPVILPLMIALRFDSITAVGVALLATTAGFSSGVLNPINTGLGQMIAEVPIYSGAGLRSLLFLLLVGSGVLYITRYALKVRANPALSLMAGDSKEAEKRRHYQHEDIGEPMHFTPRQFWAGISALGFFAIMVWGVLTRGWFMMEMAGLFVIMGVAVGMIAGLSLGTICEAFNRGFREVLVGAMICGLARAVAVMLEQGQVMDTLVFGLGNLVGSFPETLAAVGMFISQVGFNFVIPSGSGQALVTMPIMAPLSDLIGVTRQTAVLAYQLGDGLSNILYPTSGYFMATLALGGVTWDRWVRFFLPLFGIWIGISLCFVIYAQVVGWTG